From one Caldithrix abyssi DSM 13497 genomic stretch:
- the rpsP gene encoding 30S ribosomal protein S16 produces MAVRIRLRRMGRKKRPFYRIVAADSRSPRDGRFIETLGTYNPLEEPASVEIQEERIFYWLQNGAQPTQTVKNLLRRKGLWLKWDLMKHGAAPEKIEEEFKKWEALQVERQKRLEAKKAQASRQTEDKAEEKAAEEQTNSEAQEA; encoded by the coding sequence TTGGCAGTCAGAATTAGATTACGTCGGATGGGCAGAAAGAAGAGACCATTCTACCGCATAGTGGCGGCTGATAGTCGTTCGCCGCGCGATGGACGATTTATTGAGACACTGGGCACATACAATCCATTGGAAGAGCCGGCAAGCGTTGAGATCCAGGAAGAACGTATTTTCTACTGGTTGCAAAATGGCGCGCAGCCCACACAAACCGTAAAGAATTTGCTGCGCCGTAAAGGCCTGTGGCTGAAATGGGATTTGATGAAACACGGCGCCGCACCAGAGAAGATCGAAGAAGAGTTTAAAAAGTGGGAAGCGCTCCAGGTTGAACGTCAAAAACGTTTAGAAGCAAAAAAAGCGCAGGCTTCCAGACAGACTGAAGACAAAGCAGAAGAAAAGGCAGCCGAAGAACAAACGAATTCTGAGGCACAAGAGGCGTAA
- a CDS encoding KH domain-containing protein yields the protein MKNFVEFIAKHLVDKPDEVQVTEVEGERVTVYELRVGEGDLGKVIGKRGQTAKSIRTLLAAASAKQGKRAVLEILE from the coding sequence ATGAAAAATTTCGTCGAATTCATCGCCAAGCATCTGGTTGACAAACCTGATGAAGTTCAGGTAACCGAAGTCGAAGGTGAGCGTGTCACGGTTTACGAGTTGCGCGTTGGTGAAGGCGATCTGGGCAAGGTTATTGGTAAACGAGGTCAGACTGCTAAATCGATTCGGACGTTGTTGGCGGCTGCTTCTGCTAAACAGGGTAAACGTGCTGTTCTGGAAATTCTCGAATAA
- the rimM gene encoding ribosome maturation factor RimM (Essential for efficient processing of 16S rRNA) produces the protein MFVVGRVLKPQGINGSVKVEIITSFPEHFMDLKKVYVQKENKKQAYSIEQVRLSNRFVFIKFAEVNSIEEAETLRNQYLYITGDDLMPLGEDEYYIHDLLGLKVFDEAGTYLGVIKDVLTYTANDVYVLHTEDGREVLLPAIKSVVKKVDVQAGVMTIHLMEGLFDL, from the coding sequence ATGTTTGTTGTCGGAAGGGTTCTAAAACCGCAAGGTATTAATGGCTCGGTAAAAGTGGAAATCATTACCTCTTTTCCCGAGCATTTCATGGACTTGAAAAAAGTCTATGTCCAAAAAGAAAATAAGAAACAAGCCTATTCGATAGAACAGGTACGTTTGTCGAATAGGTTTGTTTTTATTAAATTTGCCGAAGTGAATAGTATTGAAGAAGCCGAAACACTTCGCAATCAATACCTTTATATTACCGGGGACGACCTGATGCCCCTGGGAGAAGACGAATATTACATTCATGATCTCCTGGGACTTAAAGTGTTCGATGAGGCTGGTACGTACCTCGGCGTTATTAAGGACGTGTTAACCTATACGGCTAATGACGTTTATGTGCTGCACACCGAAGACGGACGCGAGGTGCTGTTGCCGGCTATTAAATCGGTTGTTAAAAAGGTGGATGTGCAGGCAGGCGTCATGACCATTCATTTGATGGAAGGTTTGTTCGATCTTTGA